A single genomic interval of Stieleria maiorica harbors:
- a CDS encoding alpha/beta hydrolase, giving the protein MNTIAQESMFTVIVDPIAGGTISVDPPLPDDGKVAAGTRIKIKSMPSDGYAVDSIYYSVPGRWGAMYHESLTDQFEVVIDQDKNIGASFIANSAVEHLDVHHSIVYAQPGKKPLKYDVYTPKSAKQLPIIVIIHGGGWSSNDEDIMRGLARELTKGGKFVVASMDYRWIGDLDGDETPNTMANLIEDVFGGIAHILEHAESYGGDASRVGVTGDSAGGHLSASASLLIERIGDGGFGATDGVFQFKPTYLPDGMSADDFRAQLMKSVKAAAPSYGVFAAESLGRFSPGLGAEAGAAVAPQQNIPEASVRSVPQYLLRGTEDFLIRHESVESFVNALEAKGQSAVYEQVEGAGHAFFDWKPNDQVKATFETYGVPYAKKMREFFEMHL; this is encoded by the coding sequence ATGAACACAATCGCGCAGGAGTCGATGTTTACGGTGATCGTCGATCCGATCGCCGGCGGAACGATCTCCGTAGATCCGCCGCTGCCCGATGACGGAAAGGTCGCTGCCGGAACGCGAATCAAGATCAAGTCGATGCCGTCTGACGGATATGCGGTGGACTCCATCTACTATTCGGTCCCCGGGCGCTGGGGCGCGATGTACCACGAATCGCTCACCGACCAGTTCGAGGTGGTCATCGATCAAGACAAAAACATCGGCGCGTCGTTTATCGCGAATTCGGCGGTCGAGCATCTCGACGTTCATCACAGTATCGTTTACGCCCAACCCGGAAAGAAGCCGCTTAAGTACGATGTCTACACGCCCAAGAGTGCGAAACAGTTGCCGATCATCGTCATCATCCATGGCGGCGGCTGGTCCTCCAACGACGAAGACATCATGCGGGGCCTGGCACGCGAGTTGACCAAGGGGGGGAAGTTCGTGGTCGCCAGCATGGACTATCGTTGGATCGGCGATCTGGATGGAGACGAAACCCCCAACACGATGGCCAATTTGATCGAGGACGTTTTCGGCGGGATCGCACACATCCTGGAACACGCCGAATCCTACGGCGGCGACGCGAGTCGGGTTGGAGTGACCGGAGACAGCGCGGGCGGACACCTCAGCGCGTCGGCGTCGCTGTTGATCGAACGCATCGGCGACGGCGGATTCGGTGCGACCGATGGCGTATTCCAGTTTAAACCGACCTATCTTCCCGACGGGATGTCGGCAGACGATTTCCGTGCCCAGTTAATGAAGTCCGTCAAAGCGGCTGCCCCCAGTTACGGTGTCTTCGCGGCCGAATCGCTCGGGCGTTTCTCACCCGGGCTCGGTGCCGAAGCCGGCGCCGCAGTCGCTCCACAGCAAAACATTCCCGAAGCGAGTGTTCGGTCCGTTCCGCAGTACCTGCTGCGCGGCACCGAGGACTTTCTCATCCGTCATGAATCCGTTGAATCCTTTGTCAATGCACTGGAGGCAAAAGGTCAATCGGCCGTTTACGAACAGGTCGAAGGGGCCGGTCACGCGTTTTTCGACTGGAAACCGAACGACCAAGTCAAAGCAACGTTTGAAACCTACGGCGTGCCCTACGCCAAAAAAATGCGTGAGTTCTTCGAAATGCACCTCTAA
- a CDS encoding sulfite exporter TauE/SafE family protein yields the protein MPDVASWLFPWLTITLVLSVGIFVQAAAGFAAGMLIVPTLLWLGYLIPEAGIALLVATIPQNIAGVYALRDSIRAKSILWPGIGRVAFFPLGILALIAIEETFPLVRIRQFVGGVVLAATLATIIYHPVPKAKLSPIWAWIAFPVSGFLQGLVGMGGPAMVFWVSAHDWNTRQIRGFLFAMYLVSLAPAIAMLFAFFGDRLVVPALNAGASIPVLLLATSLGLKFGNWLGRNRLRGVTLGLLFLMGVLGLAAPWIRPG from the coding sequence ATGCCTGACGTCGCTTCCTGGCTGTTTCCCTGGTTGACCATCACGTTGGTCTTGTCGGTCGGGATCTTCGTCCAGGCGGCCGCCGGATTCGCAGCCGGAATGTTGATCGTGCCGACCCTGTTGTGGCTGGGGTACCTGATTCCCGAAGCCGGCATCGCGCTGCTGGTGGCGACGATCCCGCAGAACATTGCCGGCGTCTATGCGCTGCGAGATTCGATCCGGGCGAAATCGATTCTTTGGCCGGGGATCGGACGTGTCGCTTTTTTTCCGCTCGGGATTCTCGCGTTGATCGCGATCGAAGAAACGTTTCCCCTGGTGCGCATCCGCCAGTTCGTCGGCGGCGTCGTGTTGGCGGCGACGCTGGCGACGATCATTTATCACCCTGTTCCCAAAGCGAAACTCTCACCGATCTGGGCTTGGATTGCGTTCCCCGTTTCCGGTTTTCTGCAGGGGTTGGTCGGGATGGGAGGGCCGGCGATGGTGTTTTGGGTTTCCGCCCACGACTGGAATACCCGTCAAATTCGCGGCTTCCTGTTCGCGATGTATCTGGTCAGTCTGGCTCCGGCCATCGCGATGTTGTTTGCGTTTTTTGGGGATCGATTGGTCGTCCCGGCGCTCAATGCCGGTGCATCCATTCCTGTCCTGTTGTTGGCGACATCGCTGGGACTTAAATTCGGCAACTGGCTCGGGCGAAATCGTCTGCGAGGCGTCACGTTGGGCCTGTTGTTCTTGATGGGGGTTCTCGGATTGGCCGCTCCGTGGATTCGCCCCGGTTAA
- a CDS encoding Tm-1-like ATP-binding domain-containing protein: MATIAVLGTLDSKGTEHGFVADLIRQRGHAPLLIDVGTLGPTQIPADISRDEVATAGGIDLPPTLSRQDRGECVAAMADAAAALLLKLSDQGRIQGVISLGGSGGTAIGTATMRALPIGFPKVMVSTMASGNIAHYVGTKDIVMIPSVVDVSGLNRVSRIIFSRAVGAICGMVETEIASSSADRPLIVASMFGNTTDCINAAIPVLEEAGYEVLVFHATGAGGKAMEALIESGMVAGVLDITTTEWADELVGGVLSAGPQRLEAAGKAGVPAIVVPGCLDMVNFGGPETIPDKFAQRNFYIHNPQVTLMRTSPQECRELGRLLAGKINQYSAPVSVLIPQKAISVISAAGGPFHDAEADEALFSTLADSLRDGIEVRWEDREINDPSFAKLCARTLMENIRVDADSK, from the coding sequence ATGGCTACGATTGCGGTGTTGGGAACGCTGGACAGCAAAGGAACTGAACATGGTTTTGTTGCCGATCTGATTCGGCAACGCGGCCATGCCCCACTGCTGATCGATGTCGGCACATTGGGGCCGACGCAAATCCCGGCGGACATCAGCCGCGACGAAGTTGCAACCGCCGGCGGAATTGACTTGCCGCCGACGCTGTCTCGGCAAGATCGGGGCGAGTGTGTTGCGGCGATGGCCGATGCGGCAGCGGCATTGCTGCTGAAATTGTCCGACCAAGGTCGTATTCAGGGCGTGATCTCGCTAGGAGGCAGTGGCGGCACCGCGATCGGCACGGCGACGATGAGGGCGTTGCCGATCGGGTTTCCCAAGGTGATGGTGTCGACGATGGCCAGCGGCAACATCGCGCACTATGTCGGAACCAAAGACATCGTGATGATCCCCAGCGTGGTCGATGTTTCCGGATTGAATCGGGTCTCACGGATAATCTTCAGCCGTGCTGTTGGCGCGATCTGTGGCATGGTGGAAACCGAGATCGCGTCCAGCAGTGCCGATCGACCATTGATCGTTGCCAGCATGTTCGGCAACACCACCGATTGCATCAACGCTGCCATCCCCGTGCTCGAAGAAGCGGGCTACGAGGTGCTGGTCTTTCACGCGACCGGTGCGGGCGGAAAAGCCATGGAGGCACTGATCGAAAGCGGGATGGTCGCCGGAGTCCTGGACATCACCACGACCGAGTGGGCGGACGAGTTGGTCGGTGGCGTCTTGTCGGCCGGTCCGCAACGCTTGGAAGCCGCCGGCAAAGCAGGTGTGCCCGCGATTGTCGTTCCGGGTTGTTTGGACATGGTCAATTTCGGCGGCCCCGAAACGATCCCGGACAAGTTTGCCCAGCGAAACTTTTACATCCACAACCCACAAGTCACGCTGATGCGAACCTCGCCCCAGGAGTGTCGTGAACTGGGGAGGTTGCTGGCCGGCAAGATCAACCAGTACTCCGCTCCCGTGTCGGTCTTGATCCCGCAAAAAGCGATCAGCGTGATCAGTGCGGCCGGCGGACCGTTTCATGATGCCGAGGCCGACGAGGCACTGTTCAGCACCCTGGCCGATTCGTTGCGAGACGGAATCGAGGTGCGATGGGAGGATCGGGAGATCAATGATCCCAGCTTCGCTAAACTGTGCGCGCGAACCTTGATGGAAAACATCCGCGTCGACGCCGATTCGAAGTGA
- the nusB gene encoding transcription antitermination factor NusB yields MSTRRRAREIVLQLLYEADLNGTRDAISARRFIKSRLQGRSALTAFAEKLLTGTLEHRQEVDRHLARLAKGWALGRMAVTDRNVMRMAAYEILFSETPGRVAVNEAVVLIKRYGDKNSPRFVNGILDRLLKEHESNSLGVAGEVDAGQDDNG; encoded by the coding sequence ATGTCCACCCGTCGTCGTGCCCGCGAAATTGTTTTGCAGTTACTTTACGAAGCCGATCTGAACGGCACGCGTGACGCCATTTCCGCGCGCCGGTTCATCAAGTCGCGTCTACAGGGCCGATCGGCGTTAACGGCATTTGCGGAAAAGTTGCTCACCGGCACACTGGAACACCGCCAGGAGGTGGATCGGCATCTGGCGCGGTTGGCCAAGGGATGGGCGCTGGGGCGGATGGCGGTCACCGACCGCAATGTCATGCGGATGGCGGCCTACGAAATCCTGTTCTCCGAAACGCCCGGCAGAGTCGCGGTCAACGAGGCGGTGGTGTTGATCAAACGATACGGCGACAAAAATAGCCCGCGGTTTGTCAACGGAATTTTGGACCGCCTGCTGAAGGAACATGAATCCAACTCGCTCGGTGTTGCAGGTGAAGTAGACGCCGGGCAGGACGACAACGGTTAG
- a CDS encoding TerC family protein, producing MIAELGSLFTADAIIALLTLTMMEIVLGIDNIVFIAIITGRLPEEKRSFARRFGLVLAMGMRILLLMGIGYLMQLVDPLFHLSDVIPIEALADWLRENEEADVISGKDIILLVGGLFLLWTAVREIHHKIEGKEEEAEVGNLPGDSGGSADGIAPITPKTQAGVTVGGVLFRIAFMDVIFSLDSVITAVGMAKEIYVMVAAVVISVLVMIAFANQISEFVQQHPTVKMLALSFLILISVVLVSEASGTPIHKGYVYFAMAFSLSVEFLNLRMKMKRVRPSRGEGETGSVRGRV from the coding sequence ATGATCGCGGAACTCGGGTCCCTCTTCACCGCCGATGCGATCATCGCATTGCTGACGTTGACGATGATGGAGATCGTCCTGGGGATCGACAACATCGTGTTCATCGCAATCATCACCGGACGCTTGCCGGAGGAGAAACGATCCTTCGCCCGGCGATTCGGCTTGGTGCTGGCCATGGGCATGCGGATCTTGTTACTGATGGGCATCGGCTACTTGATGCAGTTGGTCGATCCGCTGTTCCATCTGTCCGACGTGATTCCCATCGAAGCCTTGGCGGATTGGCTGCGCGAGAACGAAGAGGCCGATGTGATCAGCGGCAAAGATATCATTCTGCTCGTCGGCGGGCTGTTCCTGTTGTGGACCGCGGTACGGGAAATCCACCACAAGATCGAAGGCAAAGAGGAGGAGGCCGAAGTCGGAAATTTGCCCGGGGACAGCGGCGGATCGGCCGACGGAATCGCCCCGATCACACCGAAGACGCAGGCCGGCGTGACCGTCGGCGGTGTATTGTTTCGAATCGCGTTCATGGACGTCATCTTTTCGCTCGATTCGGTCATCACCGCCGTGGGAATGGCCAAAGAAATCTACGTGATGGTCGCCGCCGTCGTGATCAGCGTCCTGGTCATGATCGCCTTTGCCAACCAGATCAGCGAGTTCGTCCAGCAGCACCCGACGGTCAAAATGCTGGCCCTCTCGTTCCTGATCCTGATCAGTGTCGTCCTGGTCAGCGAAGCCTCCGGAACGCCGATCCACAAAGGCTACGTCTACTTCGCGATGGCATTCTCCTTGAGTGTCGAATTCTTGAATCTGAGGATGAAAATGAAACGCGTCCGCCCCAGCCGCGGTGAAGGGGAAACCGGAAGCGTGCGGGGCAGGGTCTAG
- a CDS encoding siderophore ABC transporter substrate-binding protein, translated as MQGTVKLPSVPRRVVTLDLASLENLHALNVPVVGVPSTNVDMLPEHLKQYAGDEFAKVGSLFEPEIETIKSLKPDLIIVGGRSSRQCESLSEIAPTIDLSTSTTGFIPSVVGNLLTLGAIFEKEREASRLTRDLLNDVRMLQSKAGEQGSGLLLFSVGEKVIAQQPATRFGIVYELVGIAPAVTAEDAEPTGERRGREQQAKRNVDDAAARERLAKILRREPAWMFAIDRNSAFGERANASEVLSTVPAIAESEAWKNGKVVYLSGTGWYLIGGGVLQLQQTIDQVNNAFDENGS; from the coding sequence ATGCAGGGCACGGTCAAATTGCCTTCCGTGCCGCGACGCGTCGTCACGTTGGACCTGGCGTCTCTGGAAAACCTGCATGCGTTGAATGTTCCTGTTGTTGGTGTTCCATCGACAAATGTCGACATGCTGCCGGAACACTTAAAGCAGTATGCGGGCGATGAGTTTGCGAAAGTCGGTTCATTGTTCGAGCCAGAAATAGAAACGATCAAGTCGCTGAAGCCAGACTTGATCATCGTTGGTGGGCGTTCCAGTCGCCAATGCGAATCGCTCAGTGAAATCGCACCGACGATCGACCTGTCGACGTCAACAACAGGTTTCATTCCCAGTGTGGTGGGGAATCTGCTGACCCTTGGAGCGATCTTTGAAAAGGAAAGGGAAGCCAGCCGACTCACTCGCGACCTGCTGAATGACGTGCGAATGCTGCAATCGAAGGCAGGCGAGCAAGGCAGCGGGTTGTTGCTGTTCAGTGTCGGCGAAAAGGTCATCGCTCAGCAACCGGCGACGCGATTCGGAATCGTTTACGAGCTTGTCGGGATCGCCCCGGCTGTGACTGCGGAGGATGCTGAGCCAACAGGCGAGCGCCGCGGGCGGGAGCAGCAAGCCAAGCGGAACGTCGACGACGCGGCAGCCCGTGAACGACTTGCGAAAATTTTGCGACGCGAGCCGGCCTGGATGTTCGCCATCGACCGCAACTCGGCATTCGGAGAACGGGCCAACGCGAGCGAGGTGCTTTCCACGGTACCGGCGATCGCCGAGTCCGAGGCGTGGAAGAATGGCAAGGTCGTTTACCTGAGCGGCACCGGCTGGTACTTGATCGGCGGCGGCGTACTCCAATTGCAGCAAACGATCGACCAAGTCAACAACGCCTTCGACGAAAACGGATCATGA
- a CDS encoding Gfo/Idh/MocA family protein, whose protein sequence is MSTNRRHFLKAAAAGSAVAATGTGLSLDAPLIAQDNDAKLRLASIGVGGSRGRYNRGGSIARAASKFANMIAVCDVDDLHAEEFNQEFGGKLAKYRDYREMLEKEQPQVVTIGTPDHWHVPIAIAALRSGADVYCEKPLTLTIDEGKQIRAVVEETGRVFQVGTQQRSSKDLFLTAIAMVHSGRLGDNVNAYVAIGGAPGDGPFESTAAPADLDWNLWVGPAPEAEYCEERRRMFRWYFEYSGGKMTDWGAHHIDIAQWALAPGEDGPTRIKGTGQFPSSVPSDLDWAAFLDGEISLPNAYNTATKFSIDLKYDNGSLISVNDRYTRESENIDFPNGILFEGDKGRIFVNRGKLQGSPVDNLTENDKAELNEYIVELCHGKNPGNHMGNFFECIEDRGKPISDVWSHHRTMTSCHLCNIALMTGRELNWDPKQEMFIGDDEANKLLSRKSRDFG, encoded by the coding sequence ATGTCTACCAATCGTCGTCACTTTCTGAAAGCCGCCGCCGCCGGATCGGCTGTCGCTGCAACGGGCACCGGGCTGTCCTTGGATGCACCGCTGATTGCGCAGGACAACGATGCGAAACTGCGTCTTGCATCGATCGGCGTGGGGGGATCTCGGGGGCGGTACAACCGTGGCGGTTCGATCGCCCGCGCGGCGTCGAAGTTTGCCAACATGATCGCGGTCTGTGACGTCGACGATCTTCACGCCGAAGAGTTCAATCAAGAGTTCGGCGGCAAACTGGCGAAGTACCGTGACTATCGCGAGATGCTGGAAAAGGAACAGCCGCAAGTCGTTACGATCGGCACGCCGGACCATTGGCACGTTCCGATCGCCATCGCCGCACTGCGCAGCGGCGCCGATGTCTATTGCGAAAAACCGCTGACATTGACGATCGACGAAGGCAAGCAGATTCGCGCGGTCGTTGAAGAAACCGGACGCGTCTTTCAGGTCGGCACGCAACAACGCAGCAGCAAGGATTTGTTCCTGACGGCGATCGCCATGGTCCACAGCGGCCGACTGGGCGACAACGTCAACGCCTACGTCGCGATCGGCGGCGCGCCTGGCGACGGCCCCTTCGAATCCACCGCAGCCCCCGCCGACTTGGATTGGAACCTGTGGGTCGGGCCGGCTCCGGAGGCGGAATACTGTGAAGAGCGACGACGAATGTTCCGCTGGTACTTCGAGTACTCCGGCGGAAAAATGACCGACTGGGGCGCTCACCACATCGACATCGCCCAGTGGGCCCTCGCACCGGGCGAAGACGGACCGACGCGGATCAAGGGGACCGGTCAATTCCCCAGTTCCGTCCCCAGTGATCTGGACTGGGCCGCGTTCTTGGACGGTGAGATCTCGTTGCCCAACGCCTACAACACCGCGACGAAATTCAGCATCGACCTGAAGTACGACAACGGATCGCTGATCAGCGTGAATGATCGCTACACCCGTGAAAGCGAGAACATTGATTTCCCCAACGGAATCTTGTTCGAAGGCGACAAGGGCCGGATCTTCGTCAACCGCGGAAAACTGCAAGGGTCGCCGGTCGACAACCTGACCGAGAACGACAAAGCCGAACTGAATGAGTACATCGTTGAATTGTGCCACGGCAAGAATCCCGGCAACCACATGGGCAACTTCTTCGAGTGCATCGAGGATCGTGGAAAACCGATCTCCGACGTTTGGTCGCACCACCGCACGATGACGTCCTGTCACCTCTGCAATATCGCGCTGATGACCGGTCGCGAACTGAATTGGGATCCCAAGCAGGAAATGTTCATCGGTGACGATGAAGCCAACAAACTGCTGAGCCGAAAGTCACGCGACTTCGGTTGA
- a CDS encoding alpha/beta hydrolase — MYRAALLQVLLLIANSVSAQPPAARINQRVDPGRFATQIWETKSNDDRLYRIFVSVPDGTPPSEGYSVMYVLDGNAYFGQAVESRNKLANQNEKAIIVGIGYPIDTRIDVVRRTYDLTPPADEVNLPPRRGGERWPTWGGADDFLSFVQNELKGDVEQRYSINRYRQALFGHSFGGLFALHAMFTRSSCFQTYIAASPSVWWNDYAIENARTELRSPVDLILTVGELELSSDVGPAAALAPTDAKRQFGTTKDFAASASGLGAKPKVDCATLLKKHRESPVERSYLRQKVDPQGYPRSGGRSYAKVALSS; from the coding sequence ATGTATCGTGCTGCACTCCTACAGGTATTGCTGTTGATTGCAAACAGCGTTTCCGCGCAACCGCCGGCGGCGCGAATCAATCAACGTGTCGACCCGGGACGGTTTGCGACCCAGATATGGGAGACCAAATCGAATGACGATCGGCTCTATCGAATTTTCGTTTCGGTTCCTGACGGCACACCACCAAGTGAAGGCTATTCGGTGATGTACGTCCTCGACGGAAATGCCTATTTTGGGCAAGCTGTCGAGTCGCGAAACAAACTGGCGAATCAGAATGAGAAGGCGATCATCGTTGGCATCGGCTATCCGATCGACACCCGCATCGACGTTGTTCGACGCACCTACGACTTGACTCCGCCAGCCGATGAGGTGAACTTGCCTCCACGACGTGGCGGAGAACGCTGGCCGACTTGGGGCGGGGCTGACGATTTTTTGAGCTTTGTCCAGAACGAATTGAAAGGGGACGTCGAACAACGCTATTCGATCAATCGATACCGCCAAGCCTTGTTTGGTCATTCGTTTGGTGGGCTGTTTGCATTGCACGCGATGTTCACCCGATCATCGTGTTTTCAAACCTACATCGCCGCGAGCCCCTCGGTGTGGTGGAACGACTATGCGATCGAAAACGCCCGGACTGAACTCCGGTCTCCTGTCGATTTGATTCTGACGGTTGGCGAGTTGGAACTGTCCAGCGACGTGGGGCCGGCGGCCGCGCTCGCCCCGACCGACGCGAAGCGACAGTTCGGGACGACGAAAGACTTTGCGGCTTCCGCTTCGGGTTTAGGAGCAAAGCCAAAAGTGGACTGCGCCACTTTGCTCAAGAAACACCGTGAATCGCCAGTCGAACGTAGCTACCTTCGCCAGAAGGTGGATCCCCAGGGTTATCCACGCTCTGGCGGACGTAGCTACGCCAAGGTGGCGCTGTCCAGCTAG